The DNA segment GTTCCACTCGCCCTTCGCCAGATACAGTTCGCTTGATACTATGCCAAAGATTGCCAGCTTTGCTTCGCCGACCAATCCTTTTTCCACCCGCTTTGTGCGGCCGGGGGCGCTGCCGTATCTCTTTATAGCGGAGGATGACCGCGCTCGACGGATGCCACCCCTACCGCATGCAATAGAACCGACGGCTGATCCCGCTGAAGATACCGGCTTTACCTGCGCGGAGCTGTTGTCGCGTTGGCAATCTGCGGGTCGCCGGGGATCCGTGATCGGTCCCCACGGCGTGGGTAAAAGCACACTCCTACGACACTTGGCCGACGCATTGGCCCAAGCGGGAGAAATCGTGCACTGGGCGGGGCTAAGCTCAACAATGCGCAGTTTGCCGCAAAACTGGCCGCCAATCAACAACAGCGCTTCGTACGTGGTGTGCGTGGATGGCTATGAACAATTAAGCTGGTGGGGCCGGTGGTGGTTAAGCGGGTTGGCGCGGCGGGGTTGCGGAATTTTGGTCAGCACGCATGCCCCGTGCGACTTTCCCGAATTGGTCCGACTACGGCCCTCCCGCCGGACTTTTGGGCTTGTTGTACAAAGATTGGTGGGGGGTAGGTGGGAAATATCGGATAGGGTTATTGACGCAGCCTGGACCGCCGGAAACCAAAATCCGCGGGAAGCCCTGTTCTGGTTGTATGATTGGTGGGAAGACCAGGTCCGTCTGGCCAGCCCGTCCCCCGGCCTAAGGTAGCACATTTTATTGTCATTTTTCCCAGCTGATTCCAGCGAATTTGGTAAGTCTTACAATTACAGCCAGGGCCTTTGCGGTCGGGATCAAAAGAGCGTTGCGGAAAAAGCCGTTCAGGTACCCGGCGCGAATAATGGGATTGTAGCGATTGTGACGGCGCGCTACGCCAAAAACCCGAATTTATTGCGGTTGAAAGCCCACAAAAGCTAATTGCGCACGTAGATTTGCATAACCTTATCTCCCCCGTGGGTTAACCATCACCCGCGTCAGGTAACCGCGACATGGGTCGCTAGCCAGTTGGCGGCACGCGATATGCACATTTTCCCGCCGAGCGCGCTAATACGCGTTATTGATTTGACCCCCGTACACTTTGCCCGCGCGTCATTTTTTAGCAAATTGCCAACTTAACCCTATCGGTCCTTGACGCTAGCAAACTTGAAGAGTTCACTGGAAATAGAGACCTAACTTTTGAATTTTTTTGGAGAAGAGGCAGACCCATGGCCCGCAAGTATTCCGCAATGACACTGACTCTGGCCGGTTTGGGCGTGGCGGTTGCCGCTCCGAGCGTGGCCACCGCTTGCTGGTTAACCGGTTGCTGTGGCGGCTCGCAGCAAACGACGTTTTTTGCCCCGCAACCGGTGGTTGCCGCGCCGGTGTCGGCATGCAATCCCTGCAACACCTGCGCGACGCCCACTACCACCTTCATGCCGACGACCAGTTTCATGCCGACGACGGCGGTACAGCAGACGGCTTTTATGCCGACTACCACGGTGATGCCGACCACCGCGGTGGTCCCCGTGACCACGCTTCGGCCCACCTTGTTTGGCTTTCGCCAGCGGGCCACGACCAGTTTTGTGCCGGTCCCCACGGCCAATATCGCGGCCACGACCTTTGCTCCCGTGCAACCAGCGCAACAAACGGCGTTCATGCCGACCTACACATCGTTCCGGCCGGTCGTGCCCGCCACGTTTGCCACACCGGTGACCAGCTTTATGCCCACGCAACCGACTACGACTTTTTTGGGGTCCAGCAGCAACTGCAATACCTGTAGTACTCCCACCGCCACACCGACTGAGACCGTGACATTTTTGGGCAGTACCTTTAGCAATAGCAGTTTTTCCAGCGGTGGCTCGACCACGGGAAGCAACTGCTCCAACTGCGAAGCGACTTCCTCCACCGCGGTTCCCACAACCAGCGCGTTCTCGAGTGGTGGCTCCACCAGCACGTTTAGCGGCTCCAACGCGGGAACGCAGTCGGTCATTAGCAATGGCACCCAGGAGAATAGTTCAAAACTTACTCCCGCCACGCCCGCCCAGGAAGCCCTCAAGCCGATCCCAGATCCCGATAAGGTCCCCGCTGATAAAAGCTCGACCACTTCGCCCACCAGTCCCTCGCGCGTGCTCAATCCCGAAAATCCAACCGCCCTGTGGACCGTGCCTAATAGTAGTGGGTCAAATAGCACCGTGCCTTATTCGCCGTTAGCCACGGTTGCTCAGCGTCCGACGGTTCAGTCTCCGGCGGCCAATATGATCACACCGGCTCAATACAATAAACCGGTGACTGGAGCGGGAACCACGACGCAGCCTCAAGGGTCTAGCGCTGTGGCTGCCCCCCGTTTTACCCAACTGCAAAACGATGGCTGGGGCGGTTAATTGCCGTGGTTGGTTAGATCAGCGGATGAACGAATAGCATATCAGGCGGGGCTTTGCGGCCCGCGCCTGATTTTATTTGGCGGGCGGGGGAAAGGCTCGATCCCGCCGCCAAGTGGCGGAACGGCTATGTTCCGCCGCGCGGCGAAGATGCCATTCCCGCGCGAGAAAATTGCTCAATCGCAGTTGTTCAAAAACCGTTCCGGGCTGGGGCGTGTAAACCAGCTCGTCTTGTTCGGATAAAAATGGATAGGTCTCTGTTTGCCCCCACAAGCGGGCAAAGAATACCGTTTGGCCAGGTTGTTCCCCCGCCTTTGACGCGGGTAAAAAGATCGGCCCCGCCCAACCATCCTCGCCGGAGTTGGCGGGTTGCCGGGCGATTGGCAGGATGCCATGATCGGGGACCCAACGCGCGTGCCACAGTTGTCCCGCGGGCGTGCCAACATTCTGGCCGTGGGAAGCGTCCTGTTGCAAAACGCAGGTGGCCGATTGATAAGGCGTGCCAAAGAAGGTCCTTTCGCACCAGGCAAACCAAGCGGAAGAATTGTACGCCGCCACCAGATAGTAACCTTCTTTGCGCTCGGCGCCGGTGGTAAATTCCACCGCCACGCTGCAGCTCCACTCGGTGAATTCACACCCCCAAAATTTGCCGCGCGCGCAAGAGATAAACATTTCCGCCTGGCCATTGACCGCGCGGGGTTGCAAATTTGCCCTCGCCAGGATCGTTTGCCAATAGTCCAAGTCGGCGGTGCCGATGAGCGTGACTTCGGCCACGTTTTTTAGTTCGGCGACGTAACTGATTTTGAATGACATCTGGGGTGGCGGGGGCAACACTGGCTTTTGCCCCTGATTGAATTGGAGACGCGGATCGCGGAAGAAGGGGTAATAAACCAACCACAAATCGTCGATTGTCGCTACTTAATCGTTAAACATGAATCCCTACCGCGCTAATTGTGCCACAGGAACGGCTTTGGCCTCGTCGGGGGCTTTTTCCGGAACTGACTTTAAAATATCCAATAACACCTGGTCCACCTCGATCCCCTCGGCCTGGGCTTCAAAGTTGAGCACGACCCGGTGCCGCAGCGAGGGGAGAAACACCCGGCGAATATCATCATAGCCCACGTTATAGCGTCCCTCTAGCAATGCCCGGACCTTGGCGGTGAGGGCAAGCGTTTGGGCTCCGCGGGGGCTGGCCCCCCAGCGCAGATATTGGTTCGTGGGCGCGGCCGCCAACGCTCCCCCCGGATGCGTCGCCAGAATCAATCGCACAATATAATCCTGCAAGTGCTTGGCTAGGATTACCTCGCGCACCAATTGCTGCCATTCCAGGATTTCCGCGCCGGTCATGACTTTGTCCGGCTCGACTTTTTCATTCTTGGTGGTCCGTTCCACAATGGTCGCCAGATCCGCCCGCGAACTGTAGCCCACGACCAACTTGTACAAAAAGCGGTCAAGCTGGGCCTCGGGGAGGGGATACGTCCCCTCCTGTTCGATGGGGTTTTGCGTGGCCAGCACGAAAAACGGCTTTTGCAGGATGTATTGTTTACCTCCGGAAGTAATCGTCCCCTCTTGCATCGTTTCCAGCATGGCGGACTGCGTCTTGGGCGTGGCGCGGTTGATTTCGTCCGCCAGACAAATTTGGGTAAAGATCGGTCCCTTTTGAAATTCAAAATACCGCTTGCCGTCGGGCCCCTCTAGCACCAAGTTGGTTCCCAGGATGTCGGCGGGCATCAGATCGGGCGTGAACTGGATGCGGTTAAACTGCAAGTCGAGCGCTTTGGCCAGCGTGCGTACCAAGAGGGTTTTGCCCAGACCGGGCACCCCCTCGAGCAGGCAATGCCCCCCGACAAACAGACAGGTCAGGACGCCTTCCACGATCTCTTCATGGCCGACAATCACGCGGCCGATCTGCGCGCGGACGTCTCGGTAACGTTGGACAAACTGGGCGGCGCGCTGTTCGATGGATTGAGCCAGGGACATAAGCGAAGTTATAAGGGTAATGGGGGAAAAATCCGCTGTCCCGCCAGTATAACAAAAAAACGCCCGGGGGAAGTTCCCGGGCGTTTTTGCAAATAAATATTGCCAATCAATCGACTTTACCGCGACCGGCTCTTAGTACATGTCGTGGTCGCCACCGTGGCCCTTTTTCTTGTCGTCTTTCTTGGGCTTGTCGGCAATGAGCGCGTCGCTGGTTAACAGCAACGTGCTAACGCTGGCGGCGTTTTGCAGGGCGGAGCGGGTCACCTTGGTCGGATCGATCACACCCGCTTTGACCAGGTCTTCAAATTCGCTGGTGGCGGCGTTATAGCCAAAGTTTTCTTTCCCCTCCAGGACCTTTTCGCAAATGACGCTACCATCTTGGCCGGCGTTGGTCACGATCATGGTCAGCGGAGCGCGGCACGCCCGCAACACGATGTTGTAACCGACGACTTCGTCCCCTTGTAGACCCTCGGGCTTGCACTTGCTGGCCGCCCGCAACAGGGCCACGCCCCCACCCGGCAAAATGCCTTCTTCCACGGCGGCGCGGGTGGCGTGCAGGGCGTCTTCAACACGGGCTTTCTTTTCCTTCATTTCGCTTTCCGTCGCGCCGCCGACGTTCACCTTGGCCACGCCACCGGCTAGCTTCGCCAGGCGTTCCTCCAGCTTTTCGCGGTCATAGTCGCTAGTGCTGGCGGCAATCTCGCGGCGGATTTGTTCAATACGGGCCTTGATGTCGTTGGACTTGCCGGCCCCTTCGATGATGGTGGTGTTGTCCTTATCAATGACGACCTTCTTGGCCCGGCCCAGGTCGGCCAACGTCAGGCTTTCCAGCTTGATGCCCAGGCTTTCAAAGACGGCGGTCGCGCCGGTTAAAATGCCGATGTCCTCAAGCATAGCCTTGCGGCGGTCGCCATAGCCGGGGGCTTTGACGGCGCACACCTGAAGTCCGGCCCGCAGACGGTTGATAACTAGCATGGCTAGGGCTTCCCCTTCGACCTCTTCACAGACGATCAACAGGGGCTTATTGGCGTTGATCACGGCTTCCAGCACCGGCACCAATTCTTTGACGTTGTTGATTTTCTTTTCATAGACCAAGACGTACGCGTCCTGCAGTTCGCAGGTCATATCGTTAGGATTGGTCACAAAGTAGGGAGAAAGATACCCGCGATCAAACTGCATCCCCTCTACCCAATCGATTTCGGTATGCAGGGATTTGCCCTCGTCCACGGTGATGACGCCGTCTTTGCCGACTTTTTCCATGGCGTCGGCCAGTTTATCGCCAATTTCGCGGTCGTTGTTGGCGGCGATGGTGGCGACGTTGGACATTTCGGACTTGTCCTTGATCTTGATCGACATCTTTTTCAGCTTATCGGTGATGTCGGCCACAGCCCGTTCGATGCCGTTTTTCATTTGGATGGGATTGACCCCCGCCACGACAGCCTTTAACCCTTCGTTAAAGATCGCCTCGGCCAGGACGGTCGCCGTGGTGGTGCCGTCCCCCGCGACATCACTGGTCTTGCTGGCGACCTCGCGAACCATGCGGGCGCCCATGTTCTCATAGACGTCCTCCAGGTCGATTTCCTTCGCCACGGTCACGCCGTCCTTGGTCACCGTGGGCGAGCCGAACGACTTTTGGAGAATCACATTCCGCCCCTTGGGGCCGAGTGTCACCTTGACCGCTTTGGCTAGTTTGGACACGCCACGGCGAATCGCTTCGCGGGCTTCTTGATCAAACGCAATCATCTTTGCCATGTCAGACAACTCCCAAAAATATGAACTTGAATCGGATCGAATTGAATTGAATTTTGTTAATGGGGCTAAGGCATCCCAGGGGAAATTGCCAAGCCCGTGACACTCGCGCGCCTTCCCGGAGAATGTTATTACGTGGAACGCTTACTCGATGACGGCCAGGATTTCGTCCTCGCGCATCAAAATCAGTTCGTCATCGCCAACCTTAAAATTCTCTCCCGCATAACTGGTAAAGATCACACGGTCACCCGGCTTGATCTGCAGGGGGTGCCGCTTGCCGTCCTTGGTCAGACGCCCTTCCCCCACGCTAATGACAATGCCGCGGGCGGGCTTATTTTTGGCCGATTCGGGCAAGAGAATCCCGCCGGCGGTTTTGGATTCGGATTCTTCGCGTTCAATCACCACGCGATCCCCCAGCGGTTGAAGCTTGAAATTGCTGGAGGCGGGTTTTTTCTTGGGTGCTTTGGTGGCCGTGGACATGAACGATCAATCCTCCTAAAAATGCGACTATGTAAAAGGTTGAGCCGAAACAATCTACTAAAAAACAGCCTACTTCTCATCTGATACATCAACCCCTTAGGGGGCGTGTTCTCCTGCCAGTTCTGCAGTTGGACCATAGGCACCGTTACTGTTATTGCAAGTCGTGCGCCAAATTCATTTTACAAAATGTAAGTCTCTTCACAGTATAGTGTTATAGAAATATGAACCTCGCGAATTCCACAAGGATTTTCCATTCGCGCCACCTCTGCTTCGTGCCAATTTCGGCGTCTGGATGCCATTTTGACAGGTTTTGATAAAGTGCATACATTTGGCCGCAACACTCCACTTGCTCCCCCCGGGGCGAAAATAAAATTCCTCCGCCCGAATTCTTAAAAACCAGCCTCAAGCTGTTTCGCCACGGGGATGGCTGAATTATCCTAAAGAATTGGGTGGAACAGGGTGGCAAGGAAATTTCCGAGGCACTATTGGTTTCACCCGGGCGGCGCTCCTCCAAATTTTTCGAGATTGATTTTTTTCTGGAACATACCTCCATGTTACGACTGCAACTATTGCGGTTATGCGCGGGAATGATCTGCTTTGTGGCAGGGGTGGCGGGCCAAGCCCCGCTAACCGCCCAAGAGTTGATTTCCCAACTCGCGGCCAATCGTCTGGGTTTGACCCGGGGATGGTTTGCGCAGGCTCCATTATCCGTGGGGCGGCAACAGGTTGTGGATGCGCAATTTCATTCGGGCGAATTGTTTGTCTTGACCGAGACCGGTAACCTGGTCAGTTATAACGGCGTCAATGGCGCCGTAAATTGGAATCTGCGCCTTGGCGAACCTAACCGTCAATATCAGTCTTTAGGCGTGGGCGAAGAAGGCGTCGCCGTCAGCAACACGACCTGGCTGTATTTTGTCGGACGTAAGGACGCCAAGGTTATCGACAATAGCGTGGATCCCCTCGCCGAAAAGTCCACCACACGCCGCACCGCGGCCGAAAGTTTGCGCTATCGCACCGTGCCGCAGACTGGCCTGTTGGTGTTTTCAGCCCCGTTGCCCCATGTGCCCACAACCGGTCCCGCCGCGACCAGCGCGGGGGTCTTTGTGCCGACTTCTATTGGCACGATTGACCGGTTTGACAGCCAGGCCGATGCCAGCACAAGGCTACTCACGGGAATTCAAGCCGACGGCGTGGTAAATTGTCCGCCGGCCGCCAATGCCACGAATATGGCCTGGATGACGGATAAAGGGACCGTCGGCCTGTGTGATGCCACGGGAGAGGATGTATTTTTTACCTATCGCATGCAAGGGATGGGTTCGCAATCGCCCGTATTGACCGGCGCCGGGGTTTATGCCATTTCTGATTATGGCACACTGGCTTTTTTCCCCGATTTATCGGGAGAGCCATTATGGATGAATAGCATCGGAGCCAAACCGCGCAGCACCCCGCTGGTGGTCAAGGATGCCATCTACATCATCAGCGTCGATGGTCGATTATTTAAGCTATCAGCGCAAGATGGACGCGAATTGTGGCAGATCAACGGCTATCGCAATGTGTTGTCCGTATCGCCAACCAAGCTCTATGTCATCAATGAGACCCGCGAATTATGCGTCCTGCAAGCCAGCAGCGGCGCGGTGCTGGGCAAGCTGCCCATACCGGTATTCGCCTTTCCGGTGCTGAATCCCCATTCCGATCAGATTTTTTTGGTCAGTGCCAATGGCGTCATTCAAGAGTTTCATGAAACCGCCAGCGCCGAGCGGCAAAATTACTTTGAACCACGTCGTCTCACGGATAAGGAACAAAAGGAAAACGCCAAACCCAAGCTGGTCAAACCGGCAACGCCGGGAACGCCCAGTGAAGAGGATCCCGCCAATTTGGACCCCTTTGCCGAACCGGGCGCGCCGATGCCGATGCCCCAGGCCGATCCCGCCGCGGATCCCTTTGCGGATGCGAATGTGGGCAAGGCAGATGCGCCACCCGCCGCCGATCCGGCCAAACCGGCGGAAGACCCATTTGGCGATCCGGCCACCCCCCCGGAGAATATGCCGGCCAAGCCCGATACGGATCCGTTTGGAGAGGCCCCCAAGGATCCTAAGCCCCCCATGCCCGATGATCCTTTCGGCAAATAGCGTAGCATTTCAGCCCGCAGCGTCAGCCAGGGATCCCATATTTCAGCCCGCCGCGTGAGCAAGGGACCAGCGTATTTCAGCCCGCCGCGTTTTTCCAGGGAATATTCCGCGGCCATCCATTGGGCTTTTCCCATCTCACTTTATCCGCGGTACCTCATTCCCGTGCCATTAGCTGTAACGCGAATTTGATCGCCTCGGCTTGAGTCACTATCTGGCCATCGAGCTGCGCGTTTCGCAATGTTTGCAACAGGTTGGCAAATGTTGGCCCGGGACGCAATCCTTGTTTGATCAAATCCTGCCCCGTGATCAACGGCGGGGGGTTAAGCTCTCCCTCGGTCAGGTTCAGCTTTTGGCGGCAATAGTCCAGGTCCGCTTCGCTCACTCCCCGCGGCCGCGTTTGCGTCCAATCCAACAATTCGACGATATGCGGCTGAATTAACACCGGCTGCACCCGCGACCAAGGGCGGCTGCTGGCTTGTGCTAAGCTTTGCGTCACATACTGCTCCGCCAGCCAGATGGTCTGGCTGATTTCCGCGTTGGATAATTTCCAGCGTCGGCCCACCCGTAGGACCGTTTCCCCGATTTGTCGCGCGCCGGGAGAACCACTCACCCCCCCCAAAGTTTCGCTGTGTGATAATGCCGCGCTTTCCGCCATGCCCACAACCAGCATGGCCAGCACCAGGGGAAAGCTGGGCCGCGACAGTCCGCCAATATCCCCCAATGTTTGTTCCCAGACGGATAATTCCGCGGGAGTCGCGCTGGGGGCGAGATTCCATTCCGGCAGGATTGTCCCTAGCAATTTTGTGGAGCGTAACAGTTCTAAACCCTGCGCGCGGCGGGGAAGGACAAACAGCTTGCGCAGTTCCGCGGCGATCCGCTCCGCGCTGACACTGGCCAGCGCGGGGGCCATTTGGCGGATGGCCGCCCCGGTGGCATCTTCCAGGCGAAAGCCAAAGCGCGCGGTAAACCGGACCGCCCGCAGCATGCGCAGCTTGTCCTCGGTAAAGCGGGCCAAGGGATCGCCAATCGCGCGCACGACTTTCCCATGCAGGTCCTCCTGTCCGCCGACGTAGTCAATCACCGTCTCGGCCACGGGATCATAAAACATGCCGTTGATTGTAAAGTCCCGGCGCAGGGCGTCTTCCTCCGCCGTGCAAAACGCAACCGCGTCCGGCCGCCGGCCATCACTGTAACCCAGGTCCTGGCGAAAGGTGACCACCTCCACGATGCCCACCGAGGGAGGACCGACAACGGCAATCACGCCAAACTCGGCGCCAATCTCGAGCGTCCGCTTTTTGCCAAAGACTTGCCGGATTTGCGGCGGTTGCGCGTTGGTCGCCACGTCATAATCCGTGGGTGTCAGGCCCAGCAGCATATCGCGGACGCAGCCGCCGGCAAAAAGAGCCTGAAAACCGCTCGCCCGCAATTGGCTGACAACGTGAAGCGCGAATTGGCGTTGTTCGGCGGGAATAAGCGTCATGAGGCTGGGGCCCCTAAGGCATAAGGGGAGAAACTACCACGACTGTGCCGCAATAACGGAAGCAGTCAAGAACCAACCCACAAACACCGGATGGGCTTCTTTGTAATGAATAACGACGTCAGAGTCCAATCAGACACTTGTGTGCCCAGCCCCCGCGCGACCCACGGTGGCGCCTGAATTCAAGCACAAAAGAAGATTACCGCTGGTAAAAATAAGTTCATCCGCGAATCGCGGCTATTCCTCCAACAAGACCTCTTCGTCCCGCGCGGAGGAAGTTTTGGCCGCTTTCTTCGCCGCTTTTTTGGCAGCTTTTTTCGGAGTGGCGACTTTGGCCGCTTTTTTGGCCACACTCGTTTTTTTGGCGGCTTTTTTCGCGCTCTTTTTCGCGCCCCGGCGACCGGTGGGGGGCCCGGCGGCGGCCCGCTCGGCCAGCAATTGAATCGCTTGTTCTAGCGTCGCTTCTTCGGCGGTGCTATTCCGCGGTAGAGAGGCATTGGTCACTCCATCCGCCACATACAGGCCGTATCGCCCGCTGCGCAGCTCGATGTTTTTTTGTGTGACTGGGGATAGTCCCAGTACCTTGAGCGGCGCGGCCGCCACGCCAAACGAACGTTTGGTGGACTTGGGTTGGGCCAATAGTTCGACCGCTTGCTCTAGGGTGACCCCCAACGGGGACTGATCGGCTGGCAAAGAGCGGGTATCGGAGCCGCTTTTGATATAGGGTCCGAATTTGCCGTTATAGGCTACGATATCTTCGCCGGTCTGCGGGTGTTGGCCCACGGTCCGGGGCAAAGCCAGCAAATTTACGGCGGTTGGCAGATCGATTTGCTCCAACGTCATCCCCTTTAAAAGGGAGGCGTTCTTTTTCTCGGGATCGTCGTTGGCACCCCGCTGAATATACGGACCAAACCGGCCATTTTTTAGAAAGATCGGTTTGCCTGTTTCGGGACAGATCCCCAGCGGTTCCTCGGACGCCTGCGACTGGCTGAGCAGCTCCAGGCATTTGGACAGGCTCATTTCGTCGGGGGCCAAGCCATCGGGAATGGAGCCTCGCCGCTCCCCTTGCTCGAGGAATGGCCCATACTTGCCCACGCGCACATGGATCGGTTCTTGGTTTTCGGGTTGGCCGATAAAGATGCGGCTGACGTCGCGGGCGTCGATTTCACCGACCTTGTGCTCTAGGTGTTTTTTTAGTCCCGGTGTCCCGTGGCCAAAATAAAACTTAGTCAAATAATTTAGACTGTTCGCTTCCCCCCGGCTGATGGCGTCCAGGTCTTCCTCCATTTGGGCGGTAAACTGGTAATCCACCAGGTCGGTCAGGTGGTTTTCCAGCAGTTGCGATACGGCAAAGGCCGTCCATGTGGGGACCAGGGCGTTGCTCTTTTTGTACACATATTCGCGGGCCAGAATGGTGTCAATAATACTGGCGTAGGTGCTCGGTCGGCCGATGCCCATTTCTTCCAGCGCTTTGGTCAGGGCGGCTTCGGTATAGCGGGCGGGGGGTTGGGTGGTGTGGGATTTGGCATCGAGCGCCAGGCACTTGAGTAGTTCATCGCGAACAACCTGGGGCAGGGTGGTTTCTTCACCCCCGTGCAAAGGCTCCGCTTCGTCGGTCCCTTCGGCATACGCCTTTAAAAATCCCGCAAATTCCACCACGCTGCCGGCCACGCGAAAAATGCAGCCGTCCGCTTCGATCAAGATCGTGGTCCGCCGCAAACGGGCGTCTTCCATTTGCGAGGCGATCGTCCGCTTCCAAATTAACTCAAACAGGCGGTAATCATCCACGCCCAGCACGCCGTTCATGACGCCCGGTTTTTGAAAAGGATGCCCGGCGGGACGGATGGCCTCGTGGGCTTCCTGGGCGTTTTTGACTTTATTTTGGTAAACTCGGGGCTGTCCGGGAAGGTATTCCGCGCCATATTCCGAGCGGACCAGATCGCGCGCGGCCTCGATTGCCACGCTGGCCAAATTGGTCGAATCGGTACGCATGTAGGTGATATGGCCGTTTTCGTACAGGCTTTGGGCGACTTGCATCGTGCGGCGCGCGGTAAAGCCCAATTTGCGGTTCGCTTCTTGTTGCAAGGTGCTGGTGGTGAACGGCGGAGCGGGCTTTTGGGTGTAGGGTTTTTCCTCGATCGAGACGACTTTAAATTGGGCTTTTTCCAACCGGGCGCGCAGGCTGGCGGCGCCGGTCTCGTCCATAAAATACAAGTCGGGATTTTTAAGCTTGCCCGTCGCCGCGTCAAAATCCTTGCCCACGGGTAGTTTGCGGCCATCCACGCTGTCCAAAACCGCGCGAAAGTTGGTGCCGCCGCTAGCCTTTTGAAATAATCCCTCCAAGTCCCACCAGCTGGCCGAGACAAACTTCATCCGGTCCCGCTCCCGCTGCACGATCAGCCGGACCGC comes from the Pirellulales bacterium genome and includes:
- a CDS encoding MoxR family ATPase; translated protein: MSLAQSIEQRAAQFVQRYRDVRAQIGRVIVGHEEIVEGVLTCLFVGGHCLLEGVPGLGKTLLVRTLAKALDLQFNRIQFTPDLMPADILGTNLVLEGPDGKRYFEFQKGPIFTQICLADEINRATPKTQSAMLETMQEGTITSGGKQYILQKPFFVLATQNPIEQEGTYPLPEAQLDRFLYKLVVGYSSRADLATIVERTTKNEKVEPDKVMTGAEILEWQQLVREVILAKHLQDYIVRLILATHPGGALAAAPTNQYLRWGASPRGAQTLALTAKVRALLEGRYNVGYDDIRRVFLPSLRHRVVLNFEAQAEGIEVDQVLLDILKSVPEKAPDEAKAVPVAQLAR
- the groL gene encoding chaperonin GroEL (60 kDa chaperone family; promotes refolding of misfolded polypeptides especially under stressful conditions; forms two stacked rings of heptamers to form a barrel-shaped 14mer; ends can be capped by GroES; misfolded proteins enter the barrel where they are refolded when GroES binds) encodes the protein MAKMIAFDQEAREAIRRGVSKLAKAVKVTLGPKGRNVILQKSFGSPTVTKDGVTVAKEIDLEDVYENMGARMVREVASKTSDVAGDGTTTATVLAEAIFNEGLKAVVAGVNPIQMKNGIERAVADITDKLKKMSIKIKDKSEMSNVATIAANNDREIGDKLADAMEKVGKDGVITVDEGKSLHTEIDWVEGMQFDRGYLSPYFVTNPNDMTCELQDAYVLVYEKKINNVKELVPVLEAVINANKPLLIVCEEVEGEALAMLVINRLRAGLQVCAVKAPGYGDRRKAMLEDIGILTGATAVFESLGIKLESLTLADLGRAKKVVIDKDNTTIIEGAGKSNDIKARIEQIRREIAASTSDYDREKLEERLAKLAGGVAKVNVGGATESEMKEKKARVEDALHATRAAVEEGILPGGGVALLRAASKCKPEGLQGDEVVGYNIVLRACRAPLTMIVTNAGQDGSVICEKVLEGKENFGYNAATSEFEDLVKAGVIDPTKVTRSALQNAASVSTLLLTSDALIADKPKKDDKKKGHGGDHDMY
- a CDS encoding co-chaperone GroES encodes the protein MSTATKAPKKKPASSNFKLQPLGDRVVIEREESESKTAGGILLPESAKNKPARGIVISVGEGRLTKDGKRHPLQIKPGDRVIFTSYAGENFKVGDDELILMREDEILAVIE
- a CDS encoding PQQ-binding-like beta-propeller repeat protein → MLRLQLLRLCAGMICFVAGVAGQAPLTAQELISQLAANRLGLTRGWFAQAPLSVGRQQVVDAQFHSGELFVLTETGNLVSYNGVNGAVNWNLRLGEPNRQYQSLGVGEEGVAVSNTTWLYFVGRKDAKVIDNSVDPLAEKSTTRRTAAESLRYRTVPQTGLLVFSAPLPHVPTTGPAATSAGVFVPTSIGTIDRFDSQADASTRLLTGIQADGVVNCPPAANATNMAWMTDKGTVGLCDATGEDVFFTYRMQGMGSQSPVLTGAGVYAISDYGTLAFFPDLSGEPLWMNSIGAKPRSTPLVVKDAIYIISVDGRLFKLSAQDGRELWQINGYRNVLSVSPTKLYVINETRELCVLQASSGAVLGKLPIPVFAFPVLNPHSDQIFLVSANGVIQEFHETASAERQNYFEPRRLTDKEQKENAKPKLVKPATPGTPSEEDPANLDPFAEPGAPMPMPQADPAADPFADANVGKADAPPAADPAKPAEDPFGDPATPPENMPAKPDTDPFGEAPKDPKPPMPDDPFGK
- a CDS encoding CCA tRNA nucleotidyltransferase, yielding MTLIPAEQRQFALHVVSQLRASGFQALFAGGCVRDMLLGLTPTDYDVATNAQPPQIRQVFGKKRTLEIGAEFGVIAVVGPPSVGIVEVVTFRQDLGYSDGRRPDAVAFCTAEEDALRRDFTINGMFYDPVAETVIDYVGGQEDLHGKVVRAIGDPLARFTEDKLRMLRAVRFTARFGFRLEDATGAAIRQMAPALASVSAERIAAELRKLFVLPRRAQGLELLRSTKLLGTILPEWNLAPSATPAELSVWEQTLGDIGGLSRPSFPLVLAMLVVGMAESAALSHSETLGGVSGSPGARQIGETVLRVGRRWKLSNAEISQTIWLAEQYVTQSLAQASSRPWSRVQPVLIQPHIVELLDWTQTRPRGVSEADLDYCRQKLNLTEGELNPPPLITGQDLIKQGLRPGPTFANLLQTLRNAQLDGQIVTQAEAIKFALQLMARE
- the topA gene encoding type I DNA topoisomerase, with translation MAKKSSKSAAAGVSLVIVESPAKARTIGKFLGSGYQVEASIGHIRDLPQGAKEIPAQYRKEPWSRLGVNVDRDFDPLYIIPAEKKAQVAKLKALLKDAKDVYLATDEDREGEAISWHLNEVLQPRVPVHRLVFHEITKEAINEALENPRQIDNDLVRAQETRRILDRLYGYEVSPLLWRKVRPKLSAGRVQSVAVRLIVQRERDRMKFVSASWWDLEGLFQKASGGTNFRAVLDSVDGRKLPVGKDFDAATGKLKNPDLYFMDETGAASLRARLEKAQFKVVSIEEKPYTQKPAPPFTTSTLQQEANRKLGFTARRTMQVAQSLYENGHITYMRTDSTNLASVAIEAARDLVRSEYGAEYLPGQPRVYQNKVKNAQEAHEAIRPAGHPFQKPGVMNGVLGVDDYRLFELIWKRTIASQMEDARLRRTTILIEADGCIFRVAGSVVEFAGFLKAYAEGTDEAEPLHGGEETTLPQVVRDELLKCLALDAKSHTTQPPARYTEAALTKALEEMGIGRPSTYASIIDTILAREYVYKKSNALVPTWTAFAVSQLLENHLTDLVDYQFTAQMEEDLDAISRGEANSLNYLTKFYFGHGTPGLKKHLEHKVGEIDARDVSRIFIGQPENQEPIHVRVGKYGPFLEQGERRGSIPDGLAPDEMSLSKCLELLSQSQASEEPLGICPETGKPIFLKNGRFGPYIQRGANDDPEKKNASLLKGMTLEQIDLPTAVNLLALPRTVGQHPQTGEDIVAYNGKFGPYIKSGSDTRSLPADQSPLGVTLEQAVELLAQPKSTKRSFGVAAAPLKVLGLSPVTQKNIELRSGRYGLYVADGVTNASLPRNSTAEEATLEQAIQLLAERAAAGPPTGRRGAKKSAKKAAKKTSVAKKAAKVATPKKAAKKAAKKAAKTSSARDEEVLLEE